Below is a window of Mucilaginibacter ginkgonis DNA.
AAAGGTTTACAATCTAAGTTTAGGCCCTAACGGTCAAATATTAGATGACCATATTTGTCGGTTTACGTTTGCCTGTGACATGCTTATTCAAAAGCATGATATTTTATTTTGCACAGCAGTAGGAAATGATGGCGACATAGATGGTTATAACAGAATTCAGGCGCCTTCCGATATGGTTAATGGTTTAGCTATTGGTGCTTATTCAAAGGTGGATAGCAACATATTTAGAGCGCCTTACAGTTGTATTGGGCCAGGTCGGGAAGGCAATAAACTAAAACCTGACCTCTCTGCATTCGGCGGATGCTCTCAAACTCCAATCCATTTGATGAATCACGTGGGTGGCTCCAGGATAATGAATGCGGGAACCAGTTTTTCTAGTCCAATAGCCAGCGCCACAACTGGCCAATTAGTGGGCTATAGTGATGATGCAATAAATATATTGATTGCACGTGCCCTAGTAATTCATGGGGTATCAGAAACAGGAACAGGCCATAACTATGAAATAGGACACGGAGTCTTGCCGGATGACATCCAGCAGTTTGCTACTTGTCCTGATAAATCGTACACGTTGATATATAACGGCGAAATAGAACCAGGTAAATTTATTGAATTACCTATTCCGTGGTCTGAGGACATCACCACCGGAAATATTAATTTTAGGTGGACAGCTGCTGTGCTTACCAATGTTGACCCACAAAGCCCTGATGATTATTCTACCTCATCCATTGTTACTTCGTTTTATCCTAACACCTCAAAATATATTTTCAAACGGGCTGGCAAAACAACACAGGTAGATATCGCGGCTGAGCCGAATAGAGTAGCGCAATTAGAAGCAGATGGATGGGTACGGGAGGCACAATTTCCAGTTAGTGAATCAGGACAAACTCCGTATCAGGCTGAAAACGAACTACGCGCTGATTATAAGTGGGATAGTTTGGAGTCAAGAAGAAAAAACAAAAGGGCAGACAATATTAGAAACCCTATGTTTCACTTACATGCGCTGGAAAGAGGAAGAAGATATAACTCAGCAAAAATAAAGTATGCTTTAGTTTTGACAGTAATATCTCCCAAATCCAGTGTGGATTTGTACAGTAAAATCCGTGCAAAATACAGTGCGCTTGTTCCGGTAAACTTAGAAATTGTAGCCCGTGCTTCTGCTTCAGCTTCTGTTTAGTCAGTACTGAGGATTGATTGATAGTTGGTTCATACGAAACCTTATTTTTGAAAATGGAAGACCTTATCCAAGATACTGTTAACTACAATAGCGCCTACATCAGTCTTAGCCTGTTAGATGAGCTGGATTATTGCCTAGGAGGCTACGGCAAGCCGACACCTGAGTTTATCTTTTCGCTGAACACATTTGTAGAATCTTTTATTGGCTGTTCAGAATTTTACACATCACTGGATGAATTGAATCATTTAAGTTTGACGGCACCTGCAATTTTTCCTACAGGCCGGCCCATACTCAATATGCTTGTGCGTGAGACCGGCTTAAAGTTCGTAAGTGGGGTGTTGGAAACACCTGGCCGGGTAATCTATAGGGGTAACCGTGACGGGAAGAGCAAAAAGGAAGCCGAACAAGAGTTCATTACCGAGTATGGTCGAAAGTTAAAAACAGATTATTTCATACAAAGCGATGTATCTAAACCGGCAACCAAGCTTCCGCTGGTAACGGGGGCATTTAATGACAACGATGAATTTATTGTTACCGAAGTCCAAACAAGTTCTCATGATTTGATCAGCAATCTGATCAGTGTATCGAATACCTCCACGATTCAAACTACACTTCCTATCGGATTGTACGGTCAGCAGGTCAACGAAATTGCAAGAACACCATACTCGATAGAAGCACTGGAGAAATTAGCAAAATTACATCAAGTTCAGCTTGAAGACTTGTTAGAAAGTTTGGGCTATCATTATTTACCCATA
It encodes the following:
- a CDS encoding S8 family peptidase encodes the protein MSNKRRPILYKGELYSKSVTKRSSGGGKPLPATFDEAKEKIIGDIDAATGILRQMPNNSKLPNEVVLCMRMHPDFSAKSYYPDSIFDGTTERFGLQEIGSRVWRAADYAEKGGNDPLSQGKLFFVRGTENSLVRFKAQLNKPELSLTKSFTEDVRKLVSVDLLSENEQIVGIPDDWESGRLEAVLHPFDIDQEAALNQFFNLVSIAGVDLDQVRYKQYEEGITFISLIGNRDVLSILAGYNPLRTLHPLNIRDFSKINRGSIQTGAPRPPEFTIKPTVTVGVIDGGYTAGNPALDPYVEYEEWVTGAPADAYCDHGTQVTSAVLYGALNRFRNSDQLPEPSVSVKNFRVLSVDTSDPDLYEVIDAIEGIVPANNHIKVYNLSLGPNGQILDDHICRFTFACDMLIQKHDILFCTAVGNDGDIDGYNRIQAPSDMVNGLAIGAYSKVDSNIFRAPYSCIGPGREGNKLKPDLSAFGGCSQTPIHLMNHVGGSRIMNAGTSFSSPIASATTGQLVGYSDDAINILIARALVIHGVSETGTGHNYEIGHGVLPDDIQQFATCPDKSYTLIYNGEIEPGKFIELPIPWSEDITTGNINFRWTAAVLTNVDPQSPDDYSTSSIVTSFYPNTSKYIFKRAGKTTQVDIAAEPNRVAQLEADGWVREAQFPVSESGQTPYQAENELRADYKWDSLESRRKNKRADNIRNPMFHLHALERGRRYNSAKIKYALVLTVISPKSSVDLYSKIRAKYSALVPVNLEIVARASASASV